From one Agathobaculum sp. NTUH-O15-33 genomic stretch:
- a CDS encoding radical SAM protein, with amino-acid sequence MHTLFENCTLCPRACGVDRTRGQTGFCGASDTMRAARAALHFWEEPPISGSRGSGAVFFSHCTLGCVYCQNREIARREAFGQTISPAALADTFLALEAEGAHNINLVTAAHYAPHVVRALALAKQKGLAVPIVYNSSGYEAMETLRLLEGYIDIYLPDDKYYSSYYAARYSAAPDYHEIAIAAITEMARQTGAPAYGADGLLLRGTVVRHLMLPGLAGDTAQVLRDLACRFGDSILVSLMRQYTPFDMRDYPELDRAVTEAEYAEACERFLALGLTGFFQEGEAISESFIPAFDGTGLRGEP; translated from the coding sequence TTGCACACCCTTTTTGAAAATTGTACGCTTTGTCCCCGCGCCTGCGGGGTAGACCGCACGCGCGGGCAGACCGGCTTTTGCGGGGCAAGCGATACCATGCGCGCGGCGCGCGCCGCCCTGCACTTTTGGGAGGAGCCGCCGATCTCGGGTTCGCGCGGCTCGGGCGCGGTGTTTTTTTCACACTGTACGCTCGGCTGCGTTTACTGTCAAAACCGAGAGATCGCACGGAGAGAGGCGTTTGGTCAGACGATCTCCCCCGCCGCGCTCGCGGATACCTTTCTCGCGCTTGAGGCGGAGGGCGCGCATAATATCAACCTTGTCACGGCGGCGCATTACGCGCCCCATGTGGTACGGGCGCTTGCCCTTGCCAAGCAGAAGGGACTGGCCGTGCCTATCGTGTATAATTCCAGCGGTTATGAAGCGATGGAGACTTTGCGCCTGCTGGAGGGGTATATCGATATCTATCTGCCGGATGATAAATACTACAGCTCCTATTATGCCGCCCGCTATTCGGCCGCGCCCGACTATCACGAGATCGCCATTGCCGCGATAACGGAAATGGCGCGCCAGACCGGCGCGCCTGCGTACGGCGCGGACGGCCTGCTGCTGCGCGGCACGGTGGTGCGTCATCTGATGCTGCCCGGCCTTGCGGGCGATACCGCGCAGGTACTGCGCGACCTCGCTTGCCGCTTTGGCGACAGCATACTCGTTAGTCTGATGCGGCAGTATACCCCGTTTGACATGCGGGACTATCCCGAGCTTGACCGCGCGGTGACCGAAGCGGAATACGCCGAAGCCTGCGAGCGCTTTCTCGCGCTTGGCCTGACCGGCTTTTTCCAAGAGGGCGAGGCGATCAGCGAAAGCTTTATCCCCGCTTTTGACGGCACCGGGCTGAGAGGAGAACCATAA
- a CDS encoding ABC transporter permease, translated as MRAADQMRLAASGLRQNPVRTLLCALSVAVGTGALMLIAALGLYGQAQVETSLRTLGVSGLTVYLDDHKGGNTISSGTADEIEKALPQVARAMAIKAKTGSVRAGHGNANAVFLGVDEKLGEVMQLELVAGSLLSERQAAFGENAVIIDDGLARSLYGRDNIVGRQVRLRIEGRDAYYTVQGVVKAQTGALGGTLSAFAPHLVYLPYACLATPEDTADQVFVKCTADAAPGTVSTQVERYLTDRKQVSGTVRVQNMTGMVDTVRSLTGLVTALFIAVGGITLCVALIGVTCSMLAAAHEKTEEIGVFLALGAQRGDILRIFLIQSVLLCLLGGLCGLGLAAGLLYFGASILPPGLPLCAALLLLSAGCGALAGLLPAVRAAQLSPVDAMRK; from the coding sequence GTGAGGGCGGCGGACCAAATGCGTCTGGCCGCTTCTGGCCTGCGGCAAAATCCGGTTCGCACGCTGCTGTGCGCGCTTTCCGTTGCGGTCGGCACGGGCGCACTGATGCTGATCGCGGCGCTCGGCCTGTACGGGCAGGCACAGGTAGAGACCAGTCTGCGCACGCTGGGCGTAAGCGGGCTGACCGTGTATCTGGATGATCACAAGGGAGGCAATACGATTTCCTCCGGCACGGCGGACGAGATAGAAAAGGCCCTTCCGCAGGTCGCGCGCGCCATGGCGATCAAAGCCAAGACCGGCTCGGTGCGCGCGGGGCACGGCAATGCGAACGCGGTGTTTCTCGGTGTGGACGAGAAGCTGGGCGAGGTGATGCAGCTAGAACTAGTGGCGGGCTCGCTCCTTTCCGAACGGCAGGCCGCTTTTGGGGAAAACGCCGTGATCATAGACGACGGGCTGGCCCGTTCGCTTTATGGGCGGGATAATATCGTGGGCCGGCAGGTGCGGCTGCGAATTGAGGGGCGCGACGCGTACTACACCGTGCAGGGCGTCGTCAAGGCGCAGACCGGCGCGCTTGGCGGCACGCTCAGCGCGTTCGCGCCGCATTTGGTCTATTTGCCCTATGCATGCCTTGCCACGCCCGAGGATACGGCGGATCAGGTATTCGTCAAATGCACGGCCGATGCCGCGCCCGGTACGGTCAGCACGCAGGTGGAGCGGTATTTGACCGACCGTAAACAGGTGAGCGGCACGGTGCGCGTACAAAACATGACCGGCATGGTGGATACCGTGCGCAGCCTTACGGGGCTGGTCACGGCGCTCTTCATCGCGGTGGGCGGCATTACGCTATGCGTCGCGCTGATCGGCGTCACGTGCAGCATGTTGGCCGCCGCGCATGAAAAAACCGAGGAGATCGGCGTGTTTCTCGCTTTGGGCGCGCAGCGGGGCGATATCCTGCGTATTTTTCTGATACAGTCCGTCTTGCTCTGTCTGCTCGGCGGCCTGTGCGGGTTGGGGCTGGCGGCGGGCCTTTTGTATTTCGGCGCGTCGATCCTGCCGCCGGGCCTTCCGCTTTGCGCGGCGCTCCTGCTGCTTTCCGCCGGGTGCGGCGCGCTGGCGGGGCTTTTGCCCGCGGTTCGGGCGGCCCAGCTCAGCCCCGTGGACGCGATGCGGAAATAG
- the thiD gene encoding bifunctional hydroxymethylpyrimidine kinase/phosphomethylpyrimidine kinase produces MKTVLSIAGSDPSGGAGIEADLKTIEAHRLYGMSVITAVTAQNTLAVRGVHAVPPKFVAEQIDCVCEDIPPDAVKLGMLYGADTIAAVAERLRLYVARNIVLDPVMLSTSGRALLAPDAVRALVDALLPLCDVVTPNLAEAAALCGHPVETREQMVSAAKEISVKTPGAVLVKGGHLTDCADDLLYYNGAIQWLAAPRIDNPNTHGTGCTLSSAIACGLASGRSIPASVQSAKRYLTACIRAGLDLGQGAGPLCHHIEWED; encoded by the coding sequence ATGAAAACCGTTTTATCCATTGCGGGCTCCGATCCCTCCGGCGGCGCAGGAATCGAAGCCGATCTAAAAACGATCGAGGCGCACCGCCTGTACGGCATGAGCGTGATCACCGCGGTTACCGCGCAAAACACGTTGGCCGTGCGCGGCGTGCATGCGGTGCCGCCAAAGTTTGTAGCCGAGCAAATAGACTGTGTGTGCGAGGATATCCCGCCGGACGCGGTAAAGCTCGGCATGCTGTACGGTGCGGATACGATCGCCGCGGTCGCGGAGCGGCTGCGGCTGTATGTGGCGCGAAACATAGTCTTAGACCCTGTCATGCTCTCGACCAGCGGCCGCGCGCTTCTGGCGCCGGACGCGGTGCGGGCGCTGGTCGACGCGCTTTTGCCCCTTTGCGACGTGGTAACGCCCAATCTGGCGGAAGCCGCCGCGCTATGCGGCCACCCGGTCGAAACACGCGAGCAAATGGTATCGGCCGCCAAGGAGATCAGCGTCAAAACGCCGGGCGCGGTACTCGTCAAGGGCGGCCATCTGACGGACTGCGCGGATGATCTGCTGTATTATAACGGCGCGATCCAGTGGTTGGCCGCCCCGCGCATCGACAACCCCAACACGCATGGCACCGGCTGCACCTTGTCCTCCGCCATCGCCTGTGGTCTGGCGAGCGGACGTTCGATACCGGCCAGTGTGCAAAGCGCCAAACGCTATCTGACCGCGTGTATCCGCGCGGGGCTAGACCTTGGGCAAGGCGCCGGTCCGCTTTGCCATCATATCGAGTGGGAGGATTAG
- the radA gene encoding DNA repair protein RadA: protein MKQKTVYLCGDCGYESAKWYGKCPSCGAWNTMSEYKVQPEPATRGVTSFARGASRPALLQEIAVDDEARFYSGIGELDRVLGGGAVHGSFVLVGGEPGIGKSTLLLQMCQEMCKNAKVLYVSGEESLRQIKLRASRLKIASSNLFVLAETDMEQILSETEMLSPDILIVDSIQTVYKRDLTAAPGGTTQIKECAMSLMQYAKNKNVTIFIVGHVNKEGTLAGPKILEHMVDCVLYFEGEQAGPFRCLRAAKNRYGSTNEIGVFEMSDHGLLEVQNPSAAMLAGHPSGASGNCIVCVMEGSRPMLAEVQALAAKTQFGMPRRTAAGVDYNRMVLLLAILEKRCGLFLSSSDVYVNVVGGMRLDEPAVDLPMVLAIASSFRDKPLPEGVMSFGEIGLTGELRAVSNASQRIGEAYRLGFHTCVMPDQELSDKLPGKMNIVRVKTVGEAISAVL, encoded by the coding sequence ATGAAACAAAAAACGGTGTATTTATGCGGCGATTGCGGCTATGAAAGCGCAAAATGGTACGGCAAATGCCCAAGCTGCGGCGCATGGAATACGATGAGCGAATATAAGGTGCAGCCGGAACCCGCCACGCGCGGTGTGACCAGCTTTGCGCGCGGCGCGTCGCGCCCGGCGCTGCTTCAGGAGATCGCGGTCGACGACGAGGCGCGTTTTTATTCCGGCATCGGCGAGCTGGACCGCGTGCTCGGCGGCGGCGCGGTTCACGGCTCGTTCGTACTGGTCGGCGGCGAACCCGGTATCGGCAAATCGACGCTCTTGCTGCAAATGTGTCAGGAGATGTGTAAAAACGCCAAGGTGCTATATGTTTCAGGCGAGGAATCGCTGCGGCAGATCAAGCTGCGCGCGTCGCGCCTTAAAATAGCCTCATCCAATCTGTTCGTGCTGGCTGAAACCGATATGGAGCAAATTCTCAGTGAAACCGAGATGCTTTCGCCCGATATCCTGATCGTCGACTCGATCCAGACCGTTTACAAGCGCGATCTGACCGCCGCGCCGGGCGGCACCACGCAGATCAAGGAATGCGCGATGAGCCTGATGCAATATGCAAAGAATAAAAACGTGACGATCTTTATCGTCGGCCATGTCAATAAGGAGGGCACGCTCGCGGGCCCTAAAATCTTGGAACACATGGTCGATTGCGTGCTCTACTTCGAGGGGGAACAGGCGGGCCCGTTCCGTTGCCTGCGGGCGGCGAAAAACCGCTACGGCTCGACGAATGAGATCGGCGTGTTTGAAATGAGCGACCACGGCCTGCTTGAGGTGCAGAATCCCTCCGCCGCCATGCTTGCCGGCCACCCGAGCGGCGCTTCGGGCAACTGTATCGTCTGCGTGATGGAGGGCAGCCGTCCCATGCTGGCGGAGGTGCAGGCCCTCGCGGCTAAAACACAGTTCGGTATGCCGCGACGCACGGCGGCGGGTGTGGATTACAACCGCATGGTGCTGCTGCTCGCCATTTTGGAAAAGCGGTGCGGGCTGTTCCTCTCTTCTTCGGATGTGTATGTCAACGTTGTCGGCGGTATGCGGCTCGACGAGCCCGCGGTCGATCTTCCCATGGTGCTCGCCATTGCATCGAGTTTTCGGGACAAGCCCTTGCCGGAGGGCGTGATGAGCTTTGGCGAGATCGGACTGACCGGGGAGCTGCGCGCGGTATCGAACGCTTCCCAGCGCATTGGCGAAGCGTACCGGCTCGGCTTCCACACCTGTGTCATGCCTGATCAGGAGCTAAGCGATAAGCTGCCGGGCAAAATGAATATCGTGCGCGTCAAAACCGTGGGCGAGGCGATCAGCGCGGTGCTGTAA
- a CDS encoding N-acetylmuramoyl-L-alanine amidase, which produces MNHKFGKRLLAGGLAVLAVLAARGGSRAVRAAAEAAETPPTLVIDAGHGGFDGGAIGATGTTEQDINLSIAQRVQALAGFFGVRTAMTRDSSEALDYNAGRSVRENKVTDIKAREKIVADTVNPVFLSIHLNKFTDPQYHGAQVFYSPNHADSKTLAELLQNDLIAGADPENHRQAKQAEKTIYLMKKLNCPAVIVECGFLSNPAEEKLLAQEEYHKKLAVCIVSGYLHYQNGA; this is translated from the coding sequence TTGAATCATAAATTTGGGAAGCGTCTGCTCGCGGGCGGCTTGGCCGTGCTCGCGGTGCTTGCCGCGCGCGGCGGGAGCCGGGCGGTCCGCGCCGCAGCGGAAGCGGCGGAAACGCCGCCGACATTGGTGATCGACGCCGGTCACGGCGGCTTTGACGGCGGCGCGATCGGCGCGACCGGTACGACCGAGCAGGATATCAACCTGTCGATCGCGCAACGCGTACAGGCGCTCGCCGGCTTTTTCGGCGTGCGTACCGCGATGACGCGGGACAGCAGCGAGGCGCTTGATTATAACGCGGGCCGGTCGGTGCGGGAAAATAAGGTGACGGATATCAAGGCGCGGGAAAAGATTGTGGCGGACACAGTAAATCCTGTCTTTTTGAGCATTCACCTCAACAAGTTCACCGATCCGCAGTATCATGGCGCGCAGGTGTTCTATTCGCCCAACCACGCGGACAGCAAGACACTGGCCGAACTGCTGCAAAACGATCTGATCGCGGGCGCCGACCCGGAAAACCACCGGCAGGCCAAGCAGGCCGAAAAAACGATCTATTTAATGAAAAAACTCAACTGCCCGGCGGTGATCGTCGAATGCGGCTTTTTATCCAATCCCGCGGAGGAAAAGCTGCTTGCGCAGGAGGAATACCATAAAAAACTCGCCGTTTGTATCGTCAGCGGATACCTGCACTATCAAAACGGCGCTTGA
- a CDS encoding cysteine hydrolase family protein: protein MPKLLAVIDYQNDFVTGSLGFEGAAAIDGGIARLAQQYLAQGDHVLFTYDTHDDEYLETREGRALPIPHCNPKNSGWRLYGKTQELCCETCCNSQIHTVNKHTFGMPPAELVRLGKELPDLREILVVGVVTNMCVISNAVLMQAQWPEAVITVDAALCRSFDPMLHDKALDVMASLQMIVINHETRGVI from the coding sequence ATGCCCAAGCTGCTTGCTGTGATCGATTATCAAAACGATTTTGTGACGGGTTCGCTCGGCTTTGAGGGCGCGGCCGCGATTGACGGCGGCATCGCGCGTTTGGCCCAGCAATATCTGGCGCAGGGCGATCACGTACTGTTCACCTACGATACGCACGACGATGAATATTTAGAAACGCGCGAGGGACGCGCGCTACCCATACCCCATTGCAACCCCAAGAACAGCGGCTGGCGGCTGTACGGCAAAACGCAGGAGCTTTGCTGCGAAACGTGCTGCAACAGCCAGATCCACACCGTCAATAAGCACACCTTCGGTATGCCGCCCGCCGAGTTGGTGCGACTTGGAAAAGAGCTGCCCGATCTGCGCGAGATCCTTGTGGTCGGCGTGGTCACCAACATGTGCGTCATTTCCAACGCTGTGCTGATGCAGGCGCAGTGGCCGGAAGCCGTCATTACGGTGGACGCCGCGCTCTGCCGCAGCTTTGACCCGATGCTGCACGATAAGGCGCTGGATGTCATGGCCAGCCTGCAAATGATCGTGATTAACCACGAAACGAGAGGTGTCATATGA
- a CDS encoding manganese catalase family protein, whose product MFKHEKQYLQPVRVDRPNPNYAAMLQEQLGGPQGELKAALQYLSQSMRIKDPEIKDLFLDVAAEELCHLEMISATVNMLNGHHLDAENATVGNVEAHVLTGLTPMLANASGFLWTAAYVNETGDAAADILSDIAAEQRAKVVYQYLYRQIDDKGVRETIDFLLNREEAHNTMFREAFNRIQDTGSQKDWGTTKDARIYFDLSTPGGQSFDPAKSQPPSFNI is encoded by the coding sequence ATGTTTAAACATGAAAAACAGTATTTACAGCCGGTGCGCGTCGATCGCCCCAACCCCAATTATGCCGCGATGCTGCAGGAACAGCTTGGCGGCCCGCAGGGCGAACTGAAGGCTGCGCTGCAATATTTGTCGCAGTCCATGCGCATCAAGGACCCGGAGATCAAGGATTTGTTCCTCGACGTCGCTGCTGAGGAGTTATGCCATCTGGAAATGATCTCGGCAACAGTGAACATGCTCAACGGCCATCATTTAGACGCTGAAAACGCAACGGTAGGCAATGTGGAAGCGCATGTGCTGACCGGCCTTACTCCGATGCTGGCCAATGCGAGCGGTTTTCTATGGACGGCGGCCTATGTCAATGAGACGGGCGACGCCGCCGCCGATATTCTGTCCGATATCGCGGCGGAGCAACGCGCCAAGGTGGTTTATCAATACCTGTACCGCCAGATTGACGACAAGGGCGTGCGTGAAACGATCGATTTCCTGCTTAATCGTGAAGAGGCGCATAATACCATGTTCCGCGAAGCGTTCAACCGTATTCAGGATACGGGTTCGCAGAAGGATTGGGGCACGACGAAGGATGCGCGCATTTATTTTGATCTGTCCACACCCGGCGGCCAAAGTTTTGATCCGGCGAAAAGCCAGCCGCCCTCTTTTAACATTTAG
- a CDS encoding S-layer homology domain-containing protein: MKRKLILLPLLGALLLPSAFASFDDVPQSRSDRAAIDYVTGNGLFSGTEENLFSPDAPLTRAQAVAVLARMAHATGVPTDVFTDVRGDAYYTKDLGWAHQNGMVRGATDTTFEPDRTVTHKELAAMLTRYHAWLGLPEKGLALNGQDSNAPITRGEAAVYYATVDQDLMRRDAEVKTHTAADGVSLTGKLDLPAGDGAVDKLVLFVNGSGPNTYDNRRSEGTLDAKYFDLFAEQFGARRIGFFRYNTRGVSIGDQPPMYDSIDENVYRTYLPETSVSDIGEWIGVLRQEPRLKDAKIYLLGWSEGTIIAPLAAERFSDQISGLLLAGYCNDRLDEILEWQQSGESSMIFYRLYFDTDGDGAISEAEYKADPYGIVTSVLQNTDFSAIDLNQDGTITTADLAIMLEPGKKALYDAIERGDDEWLAQNYPVRLTSAWFQAHEKLAPNRETLPKLDLPITIFHGTADQNCDVAGVRAIEKSFADKGKTNLSVHIYEGYDHNLLYNIYPPTGRISQAFEDIFQTAVAQ, translated from the coding sequence ATGAAGCGTAAGCTCATTTTATTGCCCCTGCTGGGCGCTTTGCTGTTACCCAGTGCTTTCGCAAGCTTTGACGATGTGCCGCAAAGCCGCTCCGACCGCGCAGCGATCGACTATGTGACCGGAAACGGACTGTTCTCCGGAACCGAGGAGAACCTCTTTTCACCCGACGCGCCGCTGACTCGGGCGCAGGCCGTTGCCGTGCTCGCGCGCATGGCCCACGCTACCGGCGTCCCGACCGACGTCTTTACCGATGTGCGGGGCGATGCGTACTATACCAAGGATCTCGGGTGGGCCCATCAGAACGGCATGGTGCGCGGCGCGACCGACACCACGTTCGAGCCGGACCGCACCGTTACCCACAAAGAGCTTGCCGCTATGCTCACGCGGTATCACGCGTGGCTGGGTCTGCCCGAGAAAGGGCTTGCCCTAAACGGACAGGATAGCAACGCCCCGATCACACGCGGCGAAGCCGCCGTTTATTACGCCACAGTTGATCAAGACCTAATGCGCCGCGACGCCGAAGTGAAAACACATACGGCGGCGGACGGCGTATCCCTCACCGGCAAGCTGGACCTGCCCGCTGGCGACGGCGCAGTCGATAAGCTTGTGCTGTTCGTCAACGGTTCGGGCCCCAATACCTATGATAACCGGCGCAGTGAAGGCACGCTGGACGCCAAATACTTTGATCTGTTTGCCGAGCAGTTCGGCGCGCGGCGGATCGGTTTTTTCCGGTATAATACGCGCGGCGTCAGCATTGGCGATCAGCCGCCTATGTATGATTCGATCGACGAGAACGTCTACCGCACGTATCTGCCTGAAACCAGCGTCAGCGATATCGGCGAGTGGATCGGTGTTTTGCGGCAGGAGCCTCGTCTGAAAGACGCGAAGATCTATCTGCTGGGCTGGAGCGAGGGTACGATCATCGCGCCGCTTGCCGCCGAACGGTTCAGCGACCAGATCAGCGGCTTGCTGCTTGCGGGGTACTGTAACGACCGGCTGGACGAAATCTTGGAATGGCAGCAATCCGGCGAATCGAGCATGATCTTCTATCGCCTATATTTCGATACCGACGGCGACGGCGCAATCTCGGAAGCCGAATACAAGGCCGATCCCTATGGGATCGTTACAAGCGTGCTGCAAAACACCGACTTTTCCGCTATCGATCTCAATCAGGATGGGACAATCACCACCGCTGATCTGGCGATCATGCTGGAACCCGGCAAAAAGGCGCTGTATGACGCGATCGAGCGCGGCGACGACGAGTGGCTGGCTCAAAACTATCCTGTGCGCCTGACCAGCGCGTGGTTCCAAGCGCATGAAAAGCTGGCGCCCAACCGGGAAACCTTGCCGAAGCTCGATCTGCCGATCACCATTTTCCACGGCACAGCCGATCAGAACTGCGATGTGGCCGGGGTGCGCGCGATCGAAAAGAGCTTTGCGGACAAGGGAAAAACCAATTTGTCCGTTCATATCTACGAAGGATATGATCACAACCTGCTTTACAACATTTATCCGCCGACCGGGCGCATTTCTCAGGCGTTTGAGGACATTTTTCAAACAGCCGTAGCGCAATAA
- a CDS encoding helix-hairpin-helix domain-containing protein, whose product MGELRKIPSVGKQTEKDLLALGYTTIDSLRGADPEEMYQRECILRGQPVDRCVLYVYRCAVYFAETENPDPEKCKWWNWKDQA is encoded by the coding sequence ATGGGCGAGCTTCGCAAGATCCCCAGTGTGGGCAAGCAAACGGAAAAAGATTTACTGGCGCTCGGTTATACGACTATCGATTCCCTACGCGGCGCGGACCCGGAAGAGATGTACCAGCGCGAATGCATCCTTCGCGGGCAACCGGTCGACCGATGCGTGCTCTATGTATACCGATGCGCGGTCTATTTCGCGGAAACGGAAAACCCTGATCCCGAAAAATGCAAGTGGTGGAACTGGAAAGATCAAGCTTGA
- the pyrB gene encoding aspartate carbamoyltransferase, which produces MRHIIDLSDLTEKEFSDLYKLTTNIIDRPEGYTDACRGKVLGSLFYEPSTRTNLSFSTAMMRLGGSVVGFSDPGSSSTAKGETLKDTIRMVSSYTDLIVMRNPREGAAAAASLYSPVPVINAGDGGHLHPTQTLTDMVTILRLRGSADHMKIGLCGDLKYGRTVHSLLHFLERYRDVQIYLIAPDALQLPDYMVQFLKARNMPFCEVKSVDEALPELDVLYMTRIQRERFTDAQEYENLEGNYQLTAEKLKRAKKDLLVLHPLPRVDEIAQDVDDDPRAVYFRQARFGMFGRMALLLTLSKLPFIHAERQPIGAQGVKCSNYKCITHTEPYLPLAGRAGERCPYCDAALELLL; this is translated from the coding sequence ATGCGGCACATCATCGATCTAAGCGACCTGACGGAAAAGGAATTTTCCGATCTTTATAAGCTGACCACCAATATCATCGACCGTCCGGAGGGCTATACGGACGCTTGCCGCGGCAAGGTGCTGGGCAGCCTGTTTTACGAGCCTTCGACCCGTACTAACCTTTCCTTTTCCACCGCGATGATGCGGCTGGGCGGCAGCGTGGTCGGCTTTTCCGATCCCGGCTCGTCCTCCACGGCCAAGGGCGAAACGCTCAAGGACACCATCCGCATGGTATCGAGCTACACCGACCTGATCGTGATGCGCAACCCGCGCGAGGGCGCGGCGGCGGCGGCTTCGCTGTATTCTCCGGTGCCGGTGATCAACGCGGGCGACGGCGGCCATCTGCACCCGACGCAGACGCTAACCGACATGGTCACCATTTTGCGTCTGCGCGGCTCGGCGGATCATATGAAGATCGGTCTGTGCGGGGATTTGAAATATGGGCGAACCGTGCATTCGCTGCTGCACTTTCTGGAACGCTACCGAGACGTGCAGATCTATCTGATCGCGCCCGACGCTTTGCAGCTGCCGGATTACATGGTGCAGTTTTTAAAAGCGCGAAACATGCCGTTTTGCGAGGTCAAAAGTGTGGATGAAGCGTTGCCCGAGCTTGATGTGCTGTACATGACGCGCATTCAGCGCGAACGCTTTACCGACGCGCAGGAATATGAAAATCTTGAAGGCAATTATCAGCTGACCGCTGAAAAACTAAAGCGGGCGAAAAAAGATCTGCTCGTGCTGCATCCGCTACCGCGTGTGGACGAGATCGCGCAGGACGTGGACGACGATCCGCGCGCGGTCTACTTCCGTCAGGCGCGGTTCGGCATGTTTGGCCGCATGGCGCTGCTGCTGACGCTGTCCAAGCTGCCTTTTATCCACGCGGAACGGCAGCCGATCGGCGCGCAAGGCGTCAAATGTTCCAACTATAAGTGTATCACCCATACCGAGCCTTATTTGCCGCTCGCGGGCCGGGCAGGAGAGCGCTGCCCCTACTGCGACGCCGCGCTGGAACTGCTTTTATAA
- a CDS encoding efflux RND transporter periplasmic adaptor subunit: MDKKARAVLGLTAALLSCVLAWAWMQRPTEPQRVRVSKSFSQDIYNSISVPGTVEAEASAAVASGITGEVVALCVQVGDTVREGDALFTVAPSEESNTPAISAAGLEQAVQVLAGAGQGRTAVSGADGVVRASCAGTVLSLPVEGQTVYQGLPAARIADLSSLCVRAKVPETYVQQLSLSQNANVTATAAGDRVYAATVGSIAPVATRAVSLTGESGTAEVEALLSLNGNLDGLRPGYSVTAKIFTDYHPAAVVVPYEAVFQQGEQEYVFTIENGRARRTAIKTGYLLEQATEVIEGLEANCAVILSPPETLGDGDAVEAAA; this comes from the coding sequence ATGGATAAAAAAGCGCGCGCCGTGCTCGGATTGACCGCGGCGCTTTTGTCATGTGTGCTTGCTTGGGCGTGGATGCAGCGCCCGACCGAGCCGCAGCGGGTGCGGGTCTCAAAGTCCTTTTCACAGGATATCTACAACAGCATTTCAGTGCCCGGCACGGTGGAAGCGGAAGCCTCGGCCGCCGTTGCGTCCGGTATAACGGGAGAGGTCGTCGCCCTGTGTGTGCAGGTGGGCGATACGGTGCGGGAAGGCGACGCGCTGTTTACCGTCGCACCGTCGGAGGAAAGCAACACACCCGCCATATCGGCGGCGGGGCTGGAGCAGGCCGTGCAGGTGCTCGCGGGCGCGGGCCAAGGCCGCACGGCTGTGAGCGGCGCGGACGGTGTGGTGCGCGCATCCTGCGCGGGCACGGTGCTCTCGCTGCCGGTGGAAGGGCAAACGGTGTATCAGGGTCTGCCGGCGGCGCGTATCGCTGATTTGAGCAGCCTGTGCGTGCGTGCAAAGGTGCCCGAGACCTATGTGCAGCAGTTGAGCCTGAGCCAAAACGCGAATGTGACCGCGACGGCGGCGGGGGACAGGGTATACGCGGCCACCGTGGGCTCGATCGCGCCGGTGGCGACGCGGGCGGTCAGCCTGACCGGAGAAAGCGGCACGGCCGAGGTGGAAGCGCTGCTTTCGCTGAACGGCAATCTGGACGGTTTGCGCCCCGGCTATTCCGTGACCGCAAAGATCTTTACCGATTATCATCCCGCGGCGGTGGTCGTGCCCTATGAGGCCGTGTTCCAGCAGGGGGAGCAGGAATATGTGTTCACCATAGAAAACGGCCGTGCACGTCGTACCGCGATAAAGACCGGGTATTTGCTCGAACAGGCGACCGAGGTAATCGAGGGCTTGGAAGCAAACTGCGCGGTCATCCTGTCGCCGCCCGAAACGCTGGGGGACGGCGACGCTGTGGAGGCGGCAGCGTGA